From a region of the Methanoculleus receptaculi genome:
- the tnpC gene encoding IS66 family transposase: MERDDILALIQNDPEAIVTIIQRLEEEVKQLQELCSLQQTRIAELERRLNMNSQNSSRPPSTDGFKRPQKERKKTGKRPGGQKGHEGRTIEWCETPDIIQTHRADVCEECGAYLALVPASSVQKRQVHDIPPLQVVVTEHHAETVVCPHCGRIHEGSFPEEVPAYLQYGYNIRALMVYFCIYQLLPYERSAEIFTDIFGCSPVKATLMQSVSACAANLDGFEEEVKHLLQGAPVLHADETGFRVNGKREWLHTASTDLLTLYGHHPKRGSAAMDAIGVLPAFKGIMVHDCWSPYFGYACEHAVCNAHILRDLKGISENTGQHWSDEMHDLLLEIYAAVDGAPESAGSLTPIEIEEFQRRFDLILESGKAENPSSPLPVQGGRRSRKRRTPAENLIDRCQRYRVEILRFMTDFRVPFTNNLAERDIRMVKVQQKISGTFRSVEGASNFCRVRGYISTVRKNGGSVITAIRKAFEGEPFIPTAAYRYT; the protein is encoded by the coding sequence ATGGAACGTGACGATATTCTTGCACTGATACAGAACGACCCTGAAGCGATCGTCACGATCATCCAGCGTCTGGAAGAAGAAGTCAAGCAACTTCAAGAACTCTGCTCACTTCAGCAGACCCGGATCGCTGAACTCGAACGACGTCTCAACATGAACAGTCAAAACAGCAGTCGTCCCCCATCCACCGATGGCTTCAAACGGCCTCAGAAAGAGCGTAAAAAGACCGGGAAACGTCCGGGTGGTCAGAAAGGACATGAAGGTCGGACGATTGAATGGTGTGAGACTCCAGACATCATCCAGACACACCGCGCAGATGTCTGTGAAGAATGTGGTGCATACCTTGCTCTCGTCCCGGCATCCTCTGTTCAGAAGAGACAGGTTCATGACATTCCCCCACTCCAGGTAGTTGTTACCGAACATCACGCTGAAACGGTCGTCTGCCCACACTGTGGTCGGATACATGAAGGGTCATTCCCCGAGGAGGTTCCGGCTTACCTCCAATACGGCTACAACATCCGGGCGTTGATGGTTTACTTCTGCATCTACCAGTTGCTTCCGTATGAACGTTCAGCGGAGATCTTCACGGACATCTTTGGGTGTTCCCCGGTCAAGGCAACCCTGATGCAGTCCGTTTCAGCCTGTGCAGCAAACCTTGACGGTTTTGAAGAAGAGGTGAAACACCTTCTGCAGGGAGCACCTGTTCTGCATGCTGATGAAACCGGATTCCGGGTGAACGGCAAACGAGAATGGCTGCATACAGCCAGTACGGATCTCCTCACGCTTTATGGTCATCATCCGAAAAGAGGATCGGCGGCGATGGATGCGATCGGTGTACTTCCTGCGTTCAAGGGGATCATGGTCCATGACTGCTGGTCGCCCTACTTCGGGTATGCATGCGAGCATGCGGTCTGTAATGCCCATATCCTCCGCGATCTCAAAGGTATATCGGAGAATACCGGCCAGCATTGGTCTGATGAGATGCATGATCTCCTCCTTGAGATCTACGCCGCTGTTGATGGAGCCCCGGAATCAGCGGGTTCTCTCACACCGATTGAGATCGAAGAGTTTCAAAGACGATTTGATCTGATCCTCGAGAGCGGGAAGGCAGAGAACCCCTCTTCTCCTCTGCCGGTTCAAGGAGGGAGACGTAGTCGGAAGAGACGAACTCCTGCTGAGAACCTCATTGACCGGTGTCAGAGATATCGTGTAGAGATCCTCCGGTTCATGACCGATTTCAGGGTGCCCTTTACAAACAACCTTGCAGAGCGCGATATCAGGATGGTGAAGGTTCAGCAGAAGATCTCAGGGACGTTTAGAAGTGTGGAGGGGGCATCTAACTTCTGCAGGGTTCGGGGGTATATCTCAACGGTGAGGAAGAATGGAGGGTCGGTAATCACGGCCATCAGGAAGGCATTCGAGGGAGAACCCTTCATACCAACTGCGGCTTACAGGTATACCTGA
- a CDS encoding PHP domain-containing protein, with protein MEDLYFDCHIHSKYSHDSLMKPRKILKRAKRVGLTGVAITDHDAIQGSLEAKKLEKEVGVTVIPGVEILTDSGDIIGLFIEEEIQSHRWDEVIDEIRDQGGVAVLPHPYRSHRNILDLAKAVDLIEVWNARSTVEQNEKALKLARSFRKPGMYGSDAHTYAEIGNVNALVDPGTWEVKEVIHAEYSPRSAVIGSQITHYLRRREFLQLIQSGWRYLWKIVD; from the coding sequence ATGGAAGACCTCTACTTTGACTGCCACATTCACTCCAAATATTCGCACGATTCGTTGATGAAGCCACGCAAGATACTTAAGCGGGCAAAGAGAGTTGGCTTAACCGGCGTTGCAATAACAGATCACGATGCAATCCAGGGATCTTTAGAAGCTAAGAAACTGGAAAAGGAAGTGGGGGTGACTGTCATTCCTGGCGTGGAGATCCTGACAGATTCTGGAGATATCATCGGTCTATTTATCGAAGAGGAGATCCAATCCCACAGGTGGGATGAGGTTATCGATGAGATCAGGGATCAGGGTGGTGTTGCTGTCCTGCCTCACCCATATCGGTCGCACCGGAATATCCTCGATCTGGCAAAAGCGGTAGACCTCATCGAGGTATGGAACGCACGAAGCACGGTGGAGCAGAACGAGAAGGCGCTGAAACTGGCGAGGAGTTTTCGGAAGCCAGGGATGTATGGGAGCGACGCGCACACCTATGCTGAGATCGGGAATGTGAACGCGCTGGTTGACCCCGGCACATGGGAGGTAAAGGAGGTTATACACGCCGAGTACTCTCCACGGTCTGCGGTTATCGGGTCTCAGATAACCCATTACCTGAGACGACGGGAATTCCTGCAGTTGATACAATCCGGGTGGCGTTACCTTTGGAAGATCGTAGACTGA
- a CDS encoding class I SAM-dependent methyltransferase, which yields MKGNDGDIIARNKALSWDYYLDKINDTDSFITRYYHYLRWKSVLDYIDFIFKNIKPDAKVALDIGCNRGYYSAKLGCLGLTVDAVDLNLNSYQLIRNPNVTYFEEDFLNWVPPRKYDLIMTFEVYEHIPQNKRQMFIEKIVNLLNPSGVLLFSGPNCHSMYYGAGYVKDSIKKVFGCVDEIDWHYRIPCQYYNQMFASQNLEIINWYTNGVFPIFSNKLEKILEIFSTQFITDLDLSLSEILKGFGANYFAVLKKSDMLDG from the coding sequence ATGAAAGGAAATGATGGAGATATTATCGCCCGTAATAAAGCCTTATCTTGGGACTATTATCTCGATAAGATTAACGACACCGACTCGTTTATAACAAGGTATTATCATTATCTTAGATGGAAATCTGTCCTTGATTACATCGATTTTATTTTTAAAAATATAAAACCTGATGCCAAAGTCGCATTAGATATTGGCTGTAATAGGGGATATTATTCTGCAAAGTTAGGGTGTTTGGGCTTAACTGTAGATGCAGTGGATCTCAATTTGAATTCGTATCAACTAATACGTAATCCAAATGTAACCTATTTTGAGGAGGATTTCCTGAATTGGGTCCCACCTCGAAAGTATGATCTTATAATGACCTTCGAAGTTTATGAGCATATACCCCAAAATAAACGGCAAATGTTTATTGAAAAAATTGTCAATCTGCTAAATCCTAGTGGGGTATTACTTTTTAGTGGCCCAAATTGCCATTCGATGTATTATGGTGCAGGATATGTTAAAGACAGTATTAAAAAGGTATTTGGTTGCGTGGACGAGATAGACTGGCACTACAGGATTCCTTGCCAATATTATAACCAAATGTTTGCATCACAGAATCTTGAGATTATAAACTGGTATACGAACGGTGTTTTTCCGATCTTCTCAAATAAATTAGAGAAAATACTGGAAATATTCTCTACTCAATTTATAACTGACCTAGATTTGTCATTATCTGAAATTCTCAAAGGTTTTGGAGCAAATTATTTTGCAGTGCTAAAGAAGAGTGACATGCTCGACGGGTGA
- a CDS encoding glycosyltransferase family 4 protein, with translation MVLSDHYLTFIKDQVELLAKTFAHTDVYVRYHPATEISRIVPYPRLKAFRKESLIDLTNLPENVSIHPISLFYLPCDGQFRRVGDRYYKTVKDLLQKSEAFPDLVHAHFVWPNGFVGAKLKEEYATPFVVTAHGYDIYDLPFRDAEWKEQIEAILNAADAVITVSNSNRKCVERLNVTAPVKVVPNGFRQDQFYPMETEICRRTLNLPIDRKIILSVGNLMEVKGHTYLIDAMSEVVREREDILCLIVGRGELKHKLEKKISSVGLEQYVRLVGGRHHGEIPLWMNACDLFVLPSLRESFGIVQVEAMACGKPVVATRNGGSEEIVIPGKTGLLSDAADPFSLAENIVRALDTSWDTDAIVKYSTVYSWSNVVKEVLRVYNSIRNYSPVEHVTLL, from the coding sequence ATGGTTCTCTCTGACCATTACCTCACGTTTATCAAGGACCAGGTGGAACTGCTCGCGAAGACGTTTGCGCACACCGATGTCTACGTCAGGTACCATCCGGCAACTGAGATTTCCAGGATAGTTCCATATCCACGCCTCAAAGCCTTCCGGAAAGAGTCTCTTATTGACCTGACGAATCTGCCGGAGAATGTATCTATCCATCCAATATCACTCTTCTATCTACCCTGTGACGGTCAGTTTAGAAGGGTTGGAGATCGTTACTATAAAACTGTCAAAGACCTGCTCCAGAAGTCTGAAGCGTTCCCAGATCTCGTTCACGCGCATTTTGTCTGGCCAAACGGCTTTGTAGGTGCGAAGTTGAAGGAAGAATACGCTACTCCCTTCGTTGTCACCGCGCATGGGTACGATATCTATGATCTGCCATTCAGGGATGCGGAATGGAAAGAACAAATTGAAGCAATTCTCAACGCAGCCGACGCGGTTATAACCGTCAGTAACAGCAACCGAAAATGTGTAGAGAGACTGAATGTGACTGCTCCGGTAAAAGTTGTTCCGAATGGATTCAGGCAAGATCAATTCTACCCGATGGAAACAGAGATCTGCAGGAGAACGCTCAACCTCCCTATAGACCGAAAGATAATTCTCAGCGTCGGAAATCTGATGGAGGTCAAGGGCCACACGTACCTGATTGATGCGATGTCTGAAGTCGTTCGGGAAAGAGAGGATATCCTTTGTCTTATTGTCGGTAGGGGAGAGTTAAAGCACAAATTGGAGAAGAAAATATCATCGGTGGGACTTGAGCAATATGTGCGTCTTGTCGGAGGGAGACACCATGGCGAGATCCCGCTATGGATGAACGCCTGCGATCTTTTTGTCCTGCCGAGTCTCAGGGAAAGTTTTGGTATTGTACAGGTAGAGGCGATGGCCTGCGGGAAACCAGTCGTTGCCACAAGAAACGGCGGAAGCGAAGAGATCGTGATACCTGGTAAAACTGGCCTGCTCTCTGATGCTGCAGATCCATTCAGTCTCGCAGAAAATATCGTAAGAGCGCTAGATACATCGTGGGACACTGATGCGATTGTGAAGTACTCCACAGTCTATTCATGGAGCAACGTCGTAAAAGAGGTTTTACGGGTGTATAACAGCATCCGAAACTATTCACCCGTCGAGCATGTCACTCTTCTTTAG
- a CDS encoding polysaccharide deacetylase family protein, translated as MIGVEYDDEYAVQEVFQLLKVPWEWYNPASTYDVVISKNDHSPKNCDVIDLAGNDLLKKIVDTLNEGLPSSRRPICEEYLDVLRRQLKRFTLLIEIPPIPWGYNYSLALTHDVDITSVRERSVPSALYAAYNCFRQRRFLEGARIILAKLRLAEDPWDLFEAWRALEEKHEVRSTFYFLPRKDYAGIVSPEIRAGGYLIDDVPIEELTAGGWEIGVHGIDNWIDKASAVAERISLSSDERVRVGTRVHWLHFGKSTWQILDDAGYEYDSTFGYNENVGFRAGTLQVYKPRGVERLLELPLHIQDVSLFEGYCWLMADGEYRRVDCLGLDKDGALLTCNEILDQALRYGGVVTILWHSDCLAAPRDWGDVYTGIIKRAKSDNAWITRAIDIVDWFRMRRNVRLAYSRSGDLLRIKVVGLEPARSLPPLRLRVHVDPEQVRHIDAEYVCGDGYVDIRCDRERVNVVLA; from the coding sequence ATGATCGGGGTAGAATACGATGATGAGTATGCGGTCCAGGAAGTGTTTCAGTTACTCAAGGTTCCATGGGAATGGTACAACCCTGCATCAACATACGATGTTGTCATATCAAAAAATGATCATTCTCCAAAAAACTGTGACGTGATTGACCTCGCCGGCAACGACCTTCTCAAAAAGATCGTTGATACACTCAACGAAGGACTTCCCTCAAGCCGAAGACCGATCTGTGAAGAGTATCTGGATGTACTGCGCCGGCAGCTTAAACGCTTTACTCTGTTGATCGAGATCCCGCCAATACCCTGGGGTTATAACTACTCGCTCGCGCTCACACACGACGTCGATATAACCTCTGTCAGGGAGAGATCCGTTCCTTCAGCCCTCTACGCAGCCTACAACTGTTTTCGTCAACGAAGATTCCTCGAGGGGGCCAGGATCATCCTTGCAAAACTCAGACTTGCAGAGGATCCATGGGATCTCTTCGAGGCCTGGAGAGCGCTGGAAGAGAAGCACGAGGTGAGATCCACGTTCTACTTCCTGCCCCGCAAAGACTATGCAGGAATCGTCTCCCCTGAGATTCGCGCCGGAGGTTACCTAATCGACGATGTTCCGATCGAGGAATTGACTGCAGGCGGCTGGGAGATCGGAGTTCACGGCATCGATAACTGGATCGACAAAGCAAGTGCCGTCGCTGAACGCATATCGCTATCGAGCGATGAAAGGGTCAGGGTGGGCACACGGGTGCACTGGTTGCATTTCGGTAAGAGCACATGGCAGATCCTAGATGACGCTGGCTATGAGTATGACTCAACATTCGGCTACAATGAGAACGTTGGATTCCGCGCCGGGACGCTGCAGGTCTACAAGCCCCGCGGGGTTGAGCGGCTGCTCGAACTCCCGCTCCACATCCAGGATGTCAGCCTGTTTGAGGGGTATTGCTGGCTTATGGCGGATGGGGAGTACAGGCGGGTGGATTGTCTGGGTCTGGATAAAGATGGGGCGCTCCTGACCTGCAACGAGATCCTCGATCAGGCGTTGCGATACGGTGGTGTTGTCACAATCCTCTGGCACAGCGACTGTCTGGCCGCACCCCGCGACTGGGGTGATGTGTATACGGGTATCATCAAAAGGGCAAAATCGGACAATGCCTGGATCACCCGTGCGATCGATATCGTCGATTGGTTCAGGATGCGCCGCAACGTCCGGCTGGCCTACTCGAGGTCTGGGGATCTCCTCAGGATTAAGGTTGTGGGCCTTGAACCAGCCAGGTCGCTGCCGCCGCTGCGCCTCCGGGTTCATGTCGACCCGGAACAGGTCAGGCATATCGATGCGGAGTACGTCTGCGGCGACGGGTATGTGGATATCAGGTGCGACAGAGAGCGGGTGAACGTGGTTTTAGCATGA
- a CDS encoding carboxylate--amine ligase encodes MRVLITDGNFKHALASVRSLGKKGIDVTALSHMRLSTSFHSKYCSKGILAPNPEHDPTFAEFVHELVKRERFDVVLPISYAAVDQISSIQDRLEPYVRVPLADRASIELAGNKDRTMQFADRIGIAIPKTFYPKSLEDLQQIADTLSYPVVVKGARENGNVGYANSPEELTSQYKRILTFSPIVQEYITGEGYGFFALYNHGEARAIFMHRRIREYPITGGPSALAESIYDPTLMEQGLKILDSLHWHGVAMVEFKKEEQTGRYVLMEINPKFWGSLELAIASGVDFPYLTCKMACDGDIEPVFSYQTGVKFRWLFPQDLFHAMTNPRAIPRFFSDFTDRTICYDIDPHDIVPNILQLGMTVGEFALRLKQRRFWRAHGRPLL; translated from the coding sequence ATGAGGGTTCTGATCACTGACGGGAACTTTAAACACGCACTAGCATCAGTCAGATCTCTTGGAAAGAAAGGGATTGATGTTACAGCGCTTTCCCACATGCGCCTTAGCACATCATTTCACTCAAAATACTGTTCAAAGGGTATTCTTGCCCCAAACCCGGAACATGACCCCACATTCGCTGAGTTTGTGCATGAACTGGTAAAGCGGGAGCGCTTCGATGTAGTTTTGCCGATCAGCTACGCAGCAGTTGATCAGATCTCCAGTATCCAGGACAGGTTAGAGCCTTACGTCAGGGTACCCCTGGCGGATCGAGCCTCGATCGAACTCGCCGGAAATAAAGACCGAACCATGCAATTTGCAGATAGGATCGGTATTGCAATCCCAAAAACCTTCTATCCGAAGTCGCTAGAGGATCTGCAACAGATCGCAGATACGCTCTCCTACCCTGTGGTAGTGAAAGGGGCACGAGAAAACGGCAACGTCGGCTACGCGAACTCGCCAGAGGAACTCACATCACAGTACAAAAGGATATTAACGTTCTCCCCCATCGTCCAGGAGTATATCACCGGCGAGGGGTACGGATTTTTTGCACTATATAACCATGGAGAGGCGAGAGCAATCTTCATGCATCGGCGGATACGAGAATACCCGATCACAGGCGGACCAAGCGCCCTTGCTGAGAGCATATACGACCCCACCTTGATGGAGCAGGGTCTGAAAATCCTTGATAGCTTGCACTGGCACGGTGTGGCGATGGTAGAGTTCAAGAAAGAAGAACAGACCGGGAGGTACGTTCTGATGGAGATTAACCCTAAATTCTGGGGTTCTCTTGAACTCGCCATAGCATCCGGTGTAGATTTTCCGTACCTGACCTGTAAGATGGCATGCGATGGAGATATAGAACCGGTTTTCTCTTATCAAACAGGTGTAAAGTTCAGGTGGCTCTTCCCTCAGGATCTGTTCCATGCTATGACAAACCCAAGAGCCATACCCAGGTTCTTCTCAGATTTTACAGATAGGACTATCTGTTATGATATTGATCCTCATGATATCGTGCCCAACATCCTGCAACTGGGGATGACTGTGGGTGAGTTTGCATTACGTCTAAAACAGAGGAGATTCTGGAGGGCACATGGAAGACCTCTACTTTGA